One segment of Meriones unguiculatus strain TT.TT164.6M chromosome X, Bangor_MerUng_6.1, whole genome shotgun sequence DNA contains the following:
- the Cylc1 gene encoding cylicin-1 yields the protein MKTEKDQKPTQMRMNQFLREVFLRPSFSPASVTQAPFKYLYNPQNHYKMAETRKPKSDKGSTKKFKEKINSSAMTLESRKPEIIDKTEKVLLKSSHKTELLKESTFTSETNSDLKQILMCETKSINSKETLEMDSRIDYHSMDSQINDEATCCMDNPNTDPKKTFEDFSASVSECINSSNIDLVLLLNEVRAKSTNFDEWSKNYSQNNAKKPLKKGGKKEKGSDPDSGESKDAKKEGKKKEKKETKKKDKEYTDGESGDSKDGKKEPNKNKKEKMEVKEKDTESTDDESGDSKDSRKEKRSEYKIYSGSTDAESTDSKVTRKEKRSVKKDDKKGSFYSDSETDAESKKVKRDGKNGNRGIWRKPVKGRESTDADSESEGDPTGMKGEKKDKKITKKGEKKAAMKNADSTASGSDFEVKKEKKKASKDTIKSLVSYTDSGSDSSSREGTSKIVRPSDTESEESSGLTVMKTTDDSDITSTDSTKEKLEVKRGFRISFKKTTFREKGKRSVAGRIHSSRERLVLPPCEPVKASSKPKPVCQCKASSPPPKPRYAPLVCLLPCNT from the coding sequence atgaaaactgaGAAAGATCAGAAACCAACTCAAATGCGGATGAACCAGTTTTTAAGAGAAGTTTTCCTAAGACCATCCTTTTCCCCAGCTTCTGTTACACAGGCTCCATTCAAATATCTTTATAATCCACAAAACCATTATAAAATGGCAGAAACTAGAAAGCCCAAGAGTGACAAAGGATcaacaaaaaaattcaaggaaaaaataaactcaagtgCAATGACACTAGAATCCAGGAAACCTGAAATAATAGACAAGACAGAAAAAGTTCTGTTAAAATCATCACATAAAACTGAACTACTTAAGGAGTCAACTTTCACATCAGAAACAAATTCTGATCTGAAACAAATTCTGATGTGTGAAACAAAATCCATCAATTCTAAGGAAACCTTGGAAATGGATTCAAGAATTGATTACCATTCAATGGATTCCCAGATCAATGATGAAGCCACATGTTGCATGGACAATCCCAATACAGACCCCAAGAAGACCTTTGAGGATTTTTCTGCTAGCGTATCAGAGTGCATAAACAGCTCAAATATAGATTTAGTGTTGCTTCTAAATGAGGTCAGAGCTAAATCTACAAATTTTGATGAATGGTCAAAAAATTACTCACAGAACAATgcaaaaaaacctttaaaaaagggtggaaagaaggaaaagggctCAGATCCTGATTCGGGAGAGTCAAAAGatgcaaagaaagaaggaaagaaaaaagagaagaaagaaacaaagaaaaaggataaGGAGTATACTGATGGTGAATCTGGTGATTCtaaggatggaaagaaagaaccaaacaaaaataaaaaagaaaaaatggaagtTAAAGAAAAGGATACAGAATCCACTGATGATGAATCTGGTGACTCCAAAGactcaaggaaagaaaagaggagtgAGTACAAAATATATTCAGGATCTACTGACGCTGAATCTACAGACTCAAAGGTAacgaggaaggaaaagagaagtgtAAAGAAAGATGACAAAAAGGGTTCATTCTATTCTGATtctgaaacagatgcagagtccAAGAAAGtcaaaagagatggaaagaatGGAAATAGAGGGATATGGAGGAAGCCTGTTAAGGGTAGAGAGTCTACTGATGCTGATTCTgaatctgaaggtgatccaacaGGTATGAAAGGTGAAAAGAAGGAcaagaaaattacaaagaaaggagaaaagaaggctgCAATGAAGAATGCAGATTCTACTGCAAGTGGGTCTGATTTTGAagtaaagaaggaaaagaaaaaggcctcaaaagatacaataAAGAGCTTAGTGAGTTATACTGATTCAGGATCTGATTCATCTTCCAGGGAAGGCACAAGTAAAATTGTAAGGCCCTCAGATACTGAATCTGAGGAGTCATCAGGGTTAACAGTTATGAAGACCACTGATGATTCAGACATCACATCTACTGACTCAACGAAGGAAAAATTAGAAGTAAAGAGAGGATTCAGAATATCATTCAAAAAGACAACTTtcagagaaaaggggaaaagaagtGTGGCTGGTAGAATCCATTCATCAAGAGAAAGACTTGTGCTACCTCCTTGTGAGCCTGTTAAAGCATCATCTAAGCCCAAACCTGTCTGTCAGTGCAAGGCATCATCTCCACCTCCAAAACCAAGATATGCTCCTTTGGTATGTTTACTACCATGTAACACATAG